A stretch of the Xylocopa sonorina isolate GNS202 chromosome 12, iyXylSono1_principal, whole genome shotgun sequence genome encodes the following:
- the LOC143429932 gene encoding LOW QUALITY PROTEIN: farnesol dehydrogenase (The sequence of the model RefSeq protein was modified relative to this genomic sequence to represent the inferred CDS: substituted 1 base at 1 genomic stop codon): protein MKQIATERPTLCLVRTVRLMRXRSVEEHILNMNSVLGHYVPFRYLSETDTDGYNGWNLYPACKHATVAFTESVRRELAAVKAPIRITGVNRGLVDTDLYQTSSDSVVTFKDYPNLELVDVADAVTYALSTRAEVQIREMKIQRTNEL from the exons ATGAAACAA ATAGCAACAGAAAGACCCACTCTGTGCCTCGTGCGAACGGTGCGTTTGATGCGCTAGCGAAGCGTCGAAGAGCATATTTTAAATATGAACAG CGTGCTGGGACACTACGTCCCGTTTAGATACTTGTCGGAAACGGATACGGATGGCTATAATGGCTGGAACCTGTACCCAGCTTGCAAACACGccactgtcgcatttacggagTCAGTGAGGCGGGAATTGGCGGCCGTTAAAGCACCGATTCGAATCACT GGTGTCAATCGGGGACTCGTTGATACAGACTTGTACCAAACTTCGTCTGATTCGGTGGTAACTTTTAAGGACTATCCGAATCTTGAACTGGTGGATGTCGCGGATGCTGTTACGTACGCGCTTAGTACTCGAGCCGAAGTGCAA ATCAGAGAAATGAAAATCCAACGTACAAACGAACTATAA